DNA from Stenotrophomonas acidaminiphila:
TCGGCGGCGATCCTGCCGGTGGCGACGCTGCAGGCCGAGCAGATCGAAGCCACCGGCGCGGTCTCCGGCGACGACCTGTACCGCTCCATCCCGCAGATGGGCAATGTCTCCTTCAGCGGCACCAACGGCGGCAACAGCTCCAACTACGCGCGCGGCGACATCGCCTCGGTCAACCTGCGCGGGCTCGGCGTGGGCAACACGCTGCTGCTGATCAACGGCCGCCGCACCGTGGTGCACCCGACCAGCCAGGCCGACGGCAACCTGGTGCCGGTGCTGACCTACAACGCCAACACCGTGCCGGTGGCCAACCTGCGCCGGGTCGAGGTGCTGCTGGACGGCGCTGCCGCGATCTACGGCACCGACGCGGTGGCCGGCGTGGTCAACAACGTGCTGCGCGACGACATGGACGGCGGCACGCTGAGCGTGCAGAAGGGCGTGGGCGAGGGCACCCACCTGAGCGATGTGTCGGTCAACGGCATGTGGGGCCGCAATTCGCAGGACCTGCGCTCCAACGTCACCGTGGCCTTCAATTACTACAACACCACCGGCCTGAATTCGCTGGACCAGGACTGGACCCGCAGCGGCAACCGCATCGACGACTTCGCCGGTACCCCGTACGCAGGCCTGGCCGGGGTGGACAACCGCAACACCAACAGTCCGTGGGGCAATTTCACCGCCAATGGCGCGCGCGTGTCGCAGAACGGCAAGTGGTTGACCACCGCCGCCGGCGCCTTCCACGTCAAGCCGACCAGCAACGGCAACTGCGCCGCGACCCTCGGCGACGGCCTGTGCGTGCAGTCCGGCAGCAAGGCCACCTCGGGTGCCGACGCCAACCTGCGCGACAACCACCAGTCGTTGTACCCGGTGTCTATCGCGCCGGACGTGCGCCGCATCAACCTGTTCGCCACCGGCAAGCATGATTTCGAGAACGGCATCTCGCTGTTCAGCGAGGCCGGCCTGTACGACTCGCGCGCCTACAGCCTGCAGAATGGCGTGAACACCATTTCCTCGCTGCCGATGACGGTCGCCGCCAGCAATTACTGGAACCCGTTCGGCGCGATGTACCTGCCCGACGGCACGCTCAACCCGAACCGGCTGCAGGGCCTGAACATCGGTCCCAACGGCCTGCCGGTGACGATCACCAGCTACCGCTTCGAGCGCCCGACCCGGATCGAGGTCAAGAACACCCAGGTGCGCGCGCTGGCCGGCCTGCGCGGCTACCACTTCGGTTTCGACTGGGAAAGCGCGGCGCTGTACTCCAAGGCCAGGGTCGAGGACACCCAGGACGCGGTGAGCATGACCCTGTTCCAGCAGGCGCTGGCCGATTCGACCGCGGCGGCCTACAACCCGTTCTGCGGCGGCTGCAACGACTGGAGCAAGCTCGACCGGTTCTTCTACAAGGCCAAGCGCCAGAGCGAGACCGAACTGTACCTGTGGGACGTCAAGGCTTCGCGCCCGGACCTGTTCCGCACCTGGGCCGGCGACGTCGGCATGGCGGCCGGCATGGAAGTGCGCCATGAGACCCAGCGCGACGACCGCGACGCCCACGTCGACGGTTCGTTGACCTTCACCGACGCGATCACCGGGGTCCAGTACCCGAGCGACATGTATGGCGTCAGCCCGACCCCGGACACCTACGGGTCGCGCACCGTCGCCGGCGTGTTCGCCGAGTTCTCGGTGCCGCTGGTCGCGCCGGGGATGGACATCCCGCTGGTGCGTTCGCTGGACCTGCAGGTGGCCGGCCGCGCCGAGCGCTACAACGACTTCGGCAGCGTGGCCAAGCCGAAGCTGGCGCTGGGCTGGCAGATCATCGACGGCCTGACCGTGCGCTCGTCCTGGGCCAAGGGCTTCCGCGCGCCCAACCTGGAGCAGGTCAACGCCACCATGGTCAGCCGCTCCAACAACCGCACCGACTGGGTCCAGTGCCTGGCCGACGTGCGCAGCGGCGCGCAGGCCTCGATGGCGGGCTGCAAGGGCTACACCGCCTCGACCACCGCGCGCCGTTCGGGCAACCCGGACCTGAAGCCGGAAACCTCGACCAACACCAGCGCCGGCATCGTGTTCCAGCCGCAGTTCATCCCCGAGGACTTCGGCCGCTTCACCTTCGCGGTGGATTACTACAAGTACGCGCAGGAAGGCATCATCGGCCTGTTCGGCGAGGGCAACGCGCTGATCCTGGACTACGTGCTGCGCCAGCAGGGCGGCAGCAACGCCGACGTGGTGCGCGCCGACCCCACCGCCGACGACATCGCGCGCTACGCCGGTACCGGGCTGGAGGCCGCGGGCAAGGTGCTGTACGTCAAGGACCAGTACGTCAACCTCGAACCGCAGACCGTGCGCGGCGTGGATTACAGCTTCAGCTGGGCCTCGCCGGAAACCCGCGCCGGTCGTTTCGACGTGTCGCTCAACGGCACCCGCCTGATCGAGTTCTACCGCCAGCGCTCGCCGGCGCTGCAGGCGCTGGAAGACGCCAAGGGCAGCGGCCTGGTCGATCCGTCGATCCGGGTCACCGGCGGCGGCAACCTGATCGGCAACGGCGGCAACCCGCAGTGGAAGTGGTCCGGCACCCTCACCTGGCGTTACCAGCAGCTGTCGGTCGGCGCCAGCGCGCGCTACAGCAGTGCGTTCGTCGAGAACGGCCTGGTGCTGGCCGACGGCACGCCGTGGACGGTGAAGTCGCAGACCCTGGCCAATGCCTTCGTCAAGTACGACTTCCGCGGCGACGGCTGGATGGACGGACTGTCGCTGAAGGTCGGCGCCAACAACCTGGCCGACAAGCGGCCGCCGGTGTCCAGCGACGCGTTCGGCTATTCCTCGGCGGTGTACCAGGCGTATCCGCGCTACTGGTACGTCAACGTGACCAAGGCGTTCTGATGATTCCAGACGTTGTCCGTGAAAACGCCCGGCACGCGCCGGGCACCGCGGGGGTGCGGCGATGAGCGCGGCACTGGGCGCGGCGCGTGCGTTGTGGCTCGCCGAGCACGTGCTGCCGTGCGAGCCGGCGCTGCGCGACTGGCTGCAGCGCCGGCTGCCGGTGCGCCAGGACGTGGATGACGTGATCCAGGAAACCTACGCCATCCTGGCGGCGCTGGCGGACGTGTCCCACGTGCGCCAGCCGCGCGCCTACGTGTACTCGGTGGCGCAGTCGGTGGTGCTGCAGCAGCTGCGGCGTGCGCAGGTGGTGTCGATCGAGGCCGTGGCCGAGATCGAGCGGGTGGCCATCGGCGGCGAGGAGGCGTGCCCGGAGCGGACCGCGTCCTCGCGGCAGGAACTGGCGCGGATCGGCGCGTTGATCGACAGCCTGCCGGACAAGTGCCGGCAGGCCTTCGTCCTGCGCCGGATCGAGGGGTACTCGCAGCGCGAGATCGCCCAGCGGATGCAGATCAGCGAGAACACCGTGGAGAAACACATCTGCAAGGGAATCCGGGTATTGATGGATTCGATGAAGCGTGACGGGAAAGACGCGGACGAGGGCAGGGAACGGCCTGCGGCAGGAGGAACACGCCATGCGCGCACGCGATGAGCACAGCATCGACGATATCGCCGCGGCCTGGGTCGCGCGCGAGGACCGGGCCCCGCTGACGGCCGCCGACGCGGTCGCGCGCGATGCCTGGCTGCAGGCCGATGTGCGCCACTTCGGCGCCTATGCGCGGGCGCATGCAGTGCTGGCGCGCACCGCGCGTGCGCGCGCGTTGTCCAATGGCACGGCCGCGATCGCCGCGGCTCCTGTGCCGCCGCGTTTCCGGCGGTCGCGACGGGTGCTGCGCTGGGCGGCCGGCATGGCCGCGGCACTGAGCCTGCTGGTGATCGGCGTGCACCGCCAGCAGGATGATGCCGAGTACTACGCCACGCGCCGCGGCGAAATCCTGCGGGTGCCGCTGGAGGACGGTTCGGCGATCACCCTGGACTCGGATTCGCAGGTACGCGTGCGCTACGACGACGCGCGCCGCAGCATCACCCTGCTGCAGGGCGAGGCGCTGTTCGACGTGGCCAAGAACCCCGGCCGCCCGTTCGTGGTGCGTGCGCAGGAAACCGACGTGACCGCGGTCGGCACCAGTTTCGCGGTCAGCCTCACCGAGCGTCGCAGCGGCGGTGTCGAGGTGCTGGTGCGCGAAGGGGTGGTGGACGTGGCCGACACCCAGGGCGCGGTGGCGCCGGCGCGCCTGCTGGCCAACTACCGCGCGCTGGCCAATCGCAGCCACGGCATCCGCATCGAGGCCGTGCCCGCCGAGGACCTGGAGCAGCAGCTGGCCTGGCGCGAGGGCATGCTGTCGTTCAACGGCGACACGCTGTCGGTGGCGGCCGCGCAGTTCCTGCGCTACAGCGACACCCGCATCGTCATCGACGATCCGCTGGTCGGCAGCCGCCGCATCGTCGGCCTGTACTCGGCCAGCGATCCGCTGGGCTTCGCCCGCAGCGTCGCCCTGAGCCTGGGGCTGGTGGTCGAACAGCAGGGCAAGGTGGTGCGCCTGCGCACCCCGCAGAGCGCGCCGCAGGCGGCGCATTCCATGCAATGACTCTGGATTGAATACATGAACATCACTCCCCGCCGCGCCCGCGCGCTCGCCCTGCTCACCGCGTTGCTGCTGTCCTCCGGGCAGGCCAGCGTGGCCGCCACGTCCGCCGATACGGCGCTGCTGATCCGCGATGCCATGGTGTTCGATGGCACCGGGCGCCCCGCGTATCCGGGCAGCGTGCTGGTGCTGGACGGCCGCATCGCGGCGGTCGCCGGTGCCGGCCAGGCCCTGGCCGCGCCCCGCGGTGCGCGGGTGATCGACGCCCGTGGCCAGGCGCTGCTGCCGGGGCTGTTCGACCTGCACACCCACTGGACGCCCAATGCGCGCCCGGCCGAGCTGCCGCAGATCGCCAACCTGTACATGGCCGCCGGCGTGACCACCGTCAGCGATTTCCACGAGCCGCCCGAGGCCTATGCGCCGCGCCGCGCCTGGCTGGCCGACATCGCCGCGCCTGACGTGAAATTCGCCGCGCGCATGAGCACGCCGCTCGGCCACGGTGCCGACTGGGGTGACGAGAACACCACCCGCTGGGTGAATTCGCCGGAGGCCGCGCGCGCCGGCGTGCGTGCGGTGGCGGCCTACAAGCCGGACTTCATTAAGGCCTTCACCGACGGTTGGCGCTATTCCAACGCTGCCGACAACAGCAGCATGGACGAGGAGACCCTGGCCGCGCTGGTGGACGAGGCGCACCGGCACGGGCTGAAGGTGTTCTCGCACACGGTGATGGTCAAGCGCGGCAAGGTCGCCGCGCGCGCCGGCGTGGACGTGATCGCGCACAGCGTGCAGGACATGCCCGTGGACGCCGAACTGGTGCGGCTGATGCGTGAGCATGGCACCGCCTACGCGCCGTCGCTGGCGGTGTACCTGCCCGCGCGCGTGGATGGCAGCGGTGCCGCCGGTACCCGCCCGGAGGTGCTGCGGCAGCGCGAGCGCAATTTCGCCGATGCCCTGCGCAACGTGAAGGCGCTGCACGATGCCGGCATCCCGGTGGTGGTCGGCACCGACGCCGGCATGACCGGCACGCCGCACGGGGCCTCGACCCTGCGTGAACTGGAGCTGCTGGTCGACGCCGGGCTGACCCCGGCCGAGGCGCTGGTCGCCGGCACCGCCAACAGCGCCCGCGCGCTGGGCGTGGACGACCGCGGCACCGTCGAGGTCGGCAAGCGTGCCGACCTGCTGCTGGTGAAGGGGCGGCCCTGGGAGCGCATCGCCGATATCCGCAACACCCAGCGGGTCTACGTCGCCGGCCGCCAGGTGCACGGGCCGGGCACGGTGTTGCCGGCCGGCAACCGCGCGCTGGCGCTGCCGGCGCAGGCGGTGGCGCCGCTGGTCGACGACTTCGAGCGCGCCGACGGGCGCACCGCGCTGGATACGCTGCGCATCGACGAGGCCGATGGTGGCAACGACCGCACGCTGCAGGTCAGCGAGACCGTCGCCCGCGAGAGCGGCGGCCACGCGCTGTCGGTGCAGGCGCGGCTGTCCACCAAGCCCAACGCCTATGCCGCGGCGATCCTGCCGCTGAGCCGCGGTTCGGTCGCGCCGGTGGACCTGCGCGGCTACCGCGGCATCCGCTTCGACGTACGCGGCGGCACGCCGGCGCTGCGGCTGGAGGTGCGGGCACTGGGCGACCGCCGTTTCATCGCTCCGGTCCAGGCCGCGCCGCAGTGGCGCAGCGTGGAGATCCCGTTCTCCGCGCTGCAGGGACAGCCGCCCTACCGCGGCAAGGGCCCGGTGGCCGCATGGCAGGGCGACGACGTCCAGCAGCTGGTGTTCTCCGCCGGCGGCGAGGCCGGCGGCAAGGTGTGGTTCGAGATCGACAACGTGGGCTTCTACTGAGGGTGCGGGCGATGGGCATGCGGCGGGCGCGGTTCGGGATCCGGCTGGGCGCCGGGCTGGTGGCCTGCGCGGCCGGCGTGGCCTGGGCGGCCGAGCCCGGGGTACTGGCGGCGTTGGACGCCTATGCACCACGCCAGGCGCAGGTCGCCCAGGCGCTGTGGCGGCAGCCCGAGCTGGGCTACCTGGAAGAGCGCTCCTCGCGCCTGTTGCAGCAGGAACTGCGCCAGGCCGGCTTCCGCATCGAAGCCGGCGTGGCCGGCATGCCGACCGCGTTCGTCGCCTCGTACGGCACGCGCGGCAGCGGACCGGTGATCGCGCTGCTGGCCGAGATGGACGCGCTGCCGGGCATGGCGCAGGCGGCCGGGCCGGTGCGCATGCCGATCGACGGCCAGGACGCGGGCCAGGCCTGTGGCCACAACCTGTTCGGCGCGGCGTCGGTGGGCGCCGCGCGCGCCATCGCGCAATGGCTGCAGGCCAGCGGCACGCCGGGCGAAGTACGCCTGTACGGCACGCCGGCCGAAGAGGGCGGCTCCGGCAAGGTCTACATGACCCGCGCCGGGCTGTTCGACGATGTGGACGTGGTGCTGCACTGGCATCCGGCGGCCGAGAACTCGGCCGCGCAGGGCACCAGCCTGGCCAACATCAGCGGCAAGTTCCGCTTCCACGGCGTCGCCGCGCACGCGGCCATCGCGCCGGACCGCGGCCGCTCCGCGCTCGACGCGGTCGAGGCGTTCAACCACATGGCCAACCTGATGCGCGAACACGTGCCCGACGGCACCCGCATCCACTATGTGATCAGCAACGGCGGCAGCGCGCCGAACGTGGTGCCGGATTTCGCCGAGGCCTACTACTACGTGCGCCATGTCGATCCGGCAGTGGTGCGCGAGGTGTTCGCGCGCCTGCGCAGGGCCGCCGACGGCGCGGCCATGGGCACCGGTACCACGGTCGAGTTCGAGCAGACCGGCGGGGTGTTCTCGCTGCTGCCCAACGACACCCTGGGCCAGGTGATGCAGGCGGCGCTGGAGCAGGTCGGCGGCGTGCGCTACGACGCCGCCGAGCAGGCCTTCGCCGAAGCGCTGCAACAGAGCCTGGAGCGGCGGCCGCCGCTGGCGGTGGCGATGCAGCTGCAGCCCTACCGCGCGGACCTGGCCGGCAGCGCATCGACCGATGTCGGCGACGTCAGCTGGAACGTCCCGACCGCCGGCCTGGGCACCGCCACCTGGGTGCCGGGCACGCCGGCGCACAGCTGGCAGGCGGTGGCCGCGTCGGGTGCCCCGCTGGGCGCCAAGGGCGCGCTCAATGCAGCCAAGGCGCTGGCGCTGGCGGCGGTGCGGCTGTTCCAGTCGCCGGACATCGTCGGCAGGGCCAGGGAGGAATTCGGCCGGCGCCGCGGCGCGGACTTCCGCTACGTGCCGCTGCTGCAGCGCGACGCGCCGCCGCTGGATTACCGGCGCGGGCCCGGCGCGCCATGAGCGCGTGCGCTCAGTCGACCGGCGCCATCACCTTCAGTGGCGCCAGGTCGTAGCCCATGTCGGCGGCCTGGCGCTTGAGCCGCTCGAGCAGGGCGGCGTCCATCGACGGCGTGCGCGACAGGATCCACAGGTATCTGCGCCCGGGTTCGCCGACCATCGCCCACTGGTAATCCGGATCCAGCGCGATCACCCAGTAGTCGGCCCACGCCCAGGGCAACCACGACAGCCAGTCGGGGGCGAAGCGCACCTGCAGGCGCCCCGGGTGGCCGCTGACCGGGCGTGCGACCCCCTCGGCTTCGATCATGCCGCCATCGCCGGTGCGGCAGCGGTTGAGCACGCTGATCCGGCCATCGGCGCGCAGACGGTAGCTGGCGGTGATGTCGGCCACGCACTTCTTCTGGAACGACACCGGCAGGTGCGCGATCTCGTGCCACTGGCCGGCGTAACGGTCCAGCTCGAAACGTCCGACCGATTCCACCGGCGCCGCCGCCTGTGCGGTGCAGGCGAGCAGCAACGACAGCGGCAACGACAACAGCAGGCGAGGGTGCATGGTTTCTGGCCTCCCGGGATGGAGTGCAGGCTATGCAAAGCCGGGCGCGGCGAAGTAAAGGTTTTGTTGGGGCGCATGCCGCGCGGCCGATGCGTGTCATGCCCGGGCATCGGCGGCGAACGCATGCGGCCATGCGCGGATGGCCGCGCTCGGTCCGCCGTGTTGCCGGCATCGAAAAAAAAAAAACTTGCCGATAACGCTTGCCGAAACAGCAAGACCTCCGTATCATGCGCGTCCTCGCCGGCGGGAACGTCGCGAAAACAAAGTGGCCGGGTAGCTCAGTTGGTAGAGCAGGGGATTGAAAATCCCCGTGTCGGGGGTTCGATTCCCTCCCCGGCCACCACGAATACGAAAGGCCTGCAGTGATGCAGGTCTTTTTTTTTTGTACGCATGGCCGCCGGTTGTGCGAAAGCGGCGGCATGCGGCGCCGGAGCCGTCACTGCAGGCGACGGTCCGGTGGATCGGGCATCCCGGCGCGGGAGGGCAACGACGGCGATGGACCTGCGCAAGCTGATACTGGCCCTGGCCCTGCTGGGTGCTTTCCTGCCGTTCGCCAAGACGCTGCATGCCAGCTACCAGGTGCAGCGGCAGCAGCTGATCGACAGCACCCTTGAAAGCAACCTGGCGTACGCGACCAAGCTCGCCAAGAGCACCGACGACTTCGTCCAGTCCGCGCAGCTGCAGCTGGACTACACCGCCCAGTTGCTGGCCGGGCAGATGGACGATGCCGACCGGCTCGACAAGGAAGCCGCCCGCCTGCGGCTGATGAGCAAGAGCTTCAATTCCATCGTCATCTTCGACGATGCCGGCAAGGTGCTGGCGACCTCGCCGGAAACGCTGCAGCTGCAGGGCAAGACCCTCGCCAGCGCCGCGGTCCGTGAATCGATCCGGTCGCGTCAGCCGCTGATCAGCAAGCCGTATCTGTCGGCAGCCGGCAATTTCATCGTGCTCATGGTCAGCCCGATCCGCGACCCGCGCGGCGGCTTCCTCGGCGCGATCGGTGGCGCCATCCACCTGCAGAAGGAGAACATCCTGGACCGGCTGCTGGGCCGGCACTTCTACCGCGATGGTTCCTACCTGTACGTGGTCGATGGCGAGCGGCGGATCATCTACCACCCCGACCCGGGCCGGGTCGGCAAGGTGGTGAACGGCAACGCCGCGGTCGACGAGGTGACCCGTGGCGGCAGCGGCACGGCCACCCTCGTCAACAGCAAGGGCACGACCATGCTGGCCGGCTACGCGCCGGTCGCGGCGACCGGCTGGGGCGTGATCGCACAGCGCCCGCGCGACGTCACCCTGGCGCCGCTGACCTCGCTGATGCGCACGGTGTTCGTCAAGACACTGCCGCTGGCCGTGGCCACCGTGCTGCTGCTGTGGTGGTGCGCGCGCATCATCGCCCACCCGCTGCGTATGCTGGCCGACGGCGCGCGCCACATGGACCAGCCCGGCACCCCGCAGCGCATCCGTTCGGTGCGCTCCTGGTATTTCGAATCGCGCGAGCTGAAAAAGGCCATGCTGCTGGGCATCGGCCTGTTTCAGAAGAGCATCAGCAAGCTGCGCGAGGACGTGAACACCGACCCGTTGACCGGGTTGGGCAACCGCCGCCATCTGCAGGCGCGGGTGCAGGAGCTGCAGGAGCGCGGCACGCCGTTCGCGGTGGTGTCGCTGGACATCGACCACTTCAAGCGGGTCAACGACACCTGGGGCCACGACGTCGGCGACCTGGTGCTGAAACAGCTGTCCATGCACATGCAGGACATCTCGCGGGTGGACGACACGCCCTGCCGCGTGGGCGGCGAGGAGTTCGTGCTGCTGCTGCCGGGCGCCTCGGTGGCCAGTGCCGCGCAGGTCGCCGAGCGGCTCCGGCTGCAGATCGAGCGGGCCAACATGGCGCCGGTCGACCGGGTCACGGTCTCGCTGGGCGTGGCCGCCTGGCCGGAGAGCAGCGCCGACGTCGGCACCGTGTTCAAGAACGCCGATGACATGCTCTACGCAGCCAAGCGCGGCGGCCGCAACCGGGTGGAGGTGTACGTGCCGGGGAACTGAGCGGCACCGCCGCCGGGCCGCACCGG
Protein-coding regions in this window:
- a CDS encoding diguanylate cyclase, which gives rise to MDRASRRGRATTAMDLRKLILALALLGAFLPFAKTLHASYQVQRQQLIDSTLESNLAYATKLAKSTDDFVQSAQLQLDYTAQLLAGQMDDADRLDKEAARLRLMSKSFNSIVIFDDAGKVLATSPETLQLQGKTLASAAVRESIRSRQPLISKPYLSAAGNFIVLMVSPIRDPRGGFLGAIGGAIHLQKENILDRLLGRHFYRDGSYLYVVDGERRIIYHPDPGRVGKVVNGNAAVDEVTRGGSGTATLVNSKGTTMLAGYAPVAATGWGVIAQRPRDVTLAPLTSLMRTVFVKTLPLAVATVLLLWWCARIIAHPLRMLADGARHMDQPGTPQRIRSVRSWYFESRELKKAMLLGIGLFQKSISKLREDVNTDPLTGLGNRRHLQARVQELQERGTPFAVVSLDIDHFKRVNDTWGHDVGDLVLKQLSMHMQDISRVDDTPCRVGGEEFVLLLPGASVASAAQVAERLRLQIERANMAPVDRVTVSLGVAAWPESSADVGTVFKNADDMLYAAKRGGRNRVEVYVPGN
- a CDS encoding amidohydrolase, producing the protein MNITPRRARALALLTALLLSSGQASVAATSADTALLIRDAMVFDGTGRPAYPGSVLVLDGRIAAVAGAGQALAAPRGARVIDARGQALLPGLFDLHTHWTPNARPAELPQIANLYMAAGVTTVSDFHEPPEAYAPRRAWLADIAAPDVKFAARMSTPLGHGADWGDENTTRWVNSPEAARAGVRAVAAYKPDFIKAFTDGWRYSNAADNSSMDEETLAALVDEAHRHGLKVFSHTVMVKRGKVAARAGVDVIAHSVQDMPVDAELVRLMREHGTAYAPSLAVYLPARVDGSGAAGTRPEVLRQRERNFADALRNVKALHDAGIPVVVGTDAGMTGTPHGASTLRELELLVDAGLTPAEALVAGTANSARALGVDDRGTVEVGKRADLLLVKGRPWERIADIRNTQRVYVAGRQVHGPGTVLPAGNRALALPAQAVAPLVDDFERADGRTALDTLRIDEADGGNDRTLQVSETVARESGGHALSVQARLSTKPNAYAAAILPLSRGSVAPVDLRGYRGIRFDVRGGTPALRLEVRALGDRRFIAPVQAAPQWRSVEIPFSALQGQPPYRGKGPVAAWQGDDVQQLVFSAGGEAGGKVWFEIDNVGFY
- a CDS encoding amidohydrolase, which gives rise to MGMRRARFGIRLGAGLVACAAGVAWAAEPGVLAALDAYAPRQAQVAQALWRQPELGYLEERSSRLLQQELRQAGFRIEAGVAGMPTAFVASYGTRGSGPVIALLAEMDALPGMAQAAGPVRMPIDGQDAGQACGHNLFGAASVGAARAIAQWLQASGTPGEVRLYGTPAEEGGSGKVYMTRAGLFDDVDVVLHWHPAAENSAAQGTSLANISGKFRFHGVAAHAAIAPDRGRSALDAVEAFNHMANLMREHVPDGTRIHYVISNGGSAPNVVPDFAEAYYYVRHVDPAVVREVFARLRRAADGAAMGTGTTVEFEQTGGVFSLLPNDTLGQVMQAALEQVGGVRYDAAEQAFAEALQQSLERRPPLAVAMQLQPYRADLAGSASTDVGDVSWNVPTAGLGTATWVPGTPAHSWQAVAASGAPLGAKGALNAAKALALAAVRLFQSPDIVGRAREEFGRRRGADFRYVPLLQRDAPPLDYRRGPGAP
- a CDS encoding RNA polymerase subunit sigma-24, whose product is MSAALGAARALWLAEHVLPCEPALRDWLQRRLPVRQDVDDVIQETYAILAALADVSHVRQPRAYVYSVAQSVVLQQLRRAQVVSIEAVAEIERVAIGGEEACPERTASSRQELARIGALIDSLPDKCRQAFVLRRIEGYSQREIAQRMQISENTVEKHICKGIRVLMDSMKRDGKDADEGRERPAAGGTRHARTR